AATCAAGCTCATCAGGTGGAAGTTGTAAATCTGCATCTTTAAGTAAACGATTTGAAGCCTCTGCAAATGAACCTTCATTTTTTGCATAACGACACTGTTGTGGTTTTAATTCAAAATATTTAGGTTTTACTTTAGCGGTTGTAGATTCCCAACTCGATTGTAATGTTTTAGGCTGATTTGCATTGACTAAAAATATAAATGTACCACTACTTGCCTTAGGACCACTTTCAACCGCCGTGATTTTATAACCTTGTGAAGTTGCTTGAACTTTTCCTGAAAAATTCTGCTTATTTTTACCTAAAATGCTGTAGCCCTTGACCTGATTACCATCAATTGACTCAATAAACACTCCTATTTTTTGCCCATCATAAATACCTGACCAAGATGTTTTAAGCTGTTGTATATTCAATGCAAAACTTGATTGCATCGCAAATAAAGGCAAGCAAAACATAAATAATTGCTTTTTCATTGTTATACCTATGTATGTATTTATATAAATTTACACTATAATTTTAATGCAACTTTAAAATTTTTTAAGATTGAAAACGTAAAAATTTATCAAGATATTTAGCGACCATTTCACCGCTATTTTACTCGTATTAATCATGCATAAATTATGCAGAATACAACCATGAAAAAAATACAATTCAACCAAGTCATCTTAATTTTTATACTGATGATTTATTTATATTTGGGTATACTCATGGTCAAAATTTGCCTACAGTATTTTCCTTGGCAAAATGACACTAATTTTCTAGCCTTAAAACAAGATGTCATTCACACGCAACCTTGGCGCTTTGCCTTCCAAGCTCATGTCATTGTCAGTTCATTGATTTTAATCGCTGGCTTCACTCAATTTTCAAGTCAAATTAGACAAAAACTTCCCAAAATTCATCGTTATAGTGGTTGGCTTTACATTACAACTGTCTTAGCCTTTGCCTTACCTAGCGGCTTTATTATGGCATTTTCAGCCGCAGGAGGTTGGCAAACACAGCTATGCTTTATCCTCCTCAGTATTTTATGGGGAGTAACTACCTGTATTGCTCTGTATAAAATTTTTCAAAAACAATGGAAAGTTCACCGCAATTGGATGATTCGCAGTTTTGCCTTAGGACTTTCAGCCTTAAGTTTAAGAACTTGGAAAATCGCTTTATATCACCTACAACCCTATTTTGACTGGCTTACACCACTTCATATTTACCAACTTGAAGCATGGTTAGGTTGGACAGTTAATCTTTTGATTGCTGAAATCATTATTTTTAGATTAAACAAAAATAAAAGCCCTAAACTAAGTTAGGGCTAAAATTTTTTAAATAAATTATGATGCTGTATGGTAATGCTTCAAATCTAAATCTTTTAACTGGTTTTTTAACTCTTGCAATGACCATGGCCAAGCTGCAAAGTTACGACCATTTTGATCTAAATAATAAGACTTACAACCACCTGCATTAAATACAGTCGTTTTCAGATTTTTTTGCACTTTTAAATTATGATAACGCACAACATTTTTCTTAATTTCAAGACGTTTAATTTTCTGGTCACGCATTTTTAATAAGCCACTGATAATATAATCAAGTTGCGCTTCTGCAATACCAATGAAAGAGTCATACACTAAAATATTTGGACCCAAGACCAAGAATGCATTAGGCACTTTTTCAATACTTGTACCCAAATAAGCTTCCGGAGAACTATCTTTCCACAACTCAGATAACAATACACCATCAGAGTTCCTGACACGCTGCCCAATAGGGGGATGAGAAACTTCAAAACCTGTTCCCCAAATAATCACATCAACTTCATGACGTTCACCATTGGCAGCAATCACCGTATTACCATCAATTTCAACTAAACCATGTGGAATTAAGCTCACATTATCTTGTTGTAAAGCAGGATAATAATTGTTAGCAAACAATAAACGCTTACAACCAATATCAAAGTTTGGAGTTACATCTTGACGTAATTTTTCATCTTGAATTTGTAATTTAAGCAATTGCTTACTTAAAAAATTAACAGGTTTTAAAATTTTTGGATGGCGTAAACCAAAATTAATACCATTCAAAATTTGTGCAATACTATTACGCCAAGTTTGTTGAATAACAGGGAAACGGCTCACAATACCCTTTGCGGTATCTCCTAATTCACGATCAGCTTTTGGTAAAACCCAAGGTGCAGTACGTTGAAATACAAATAGTTTTTTGCTAATGGTTGTACTTGCGGAATAAATTGAATCGCTGATGCACCTGTACCAATCACAGCTACACGTTTACCTTTGAGATCATAATTATGATCCCAACGTGCAGAATGGAACATTTTACCTTTAAAGCCTTCAATGCCCTTCACTTTTGGCATAGATGGTTCAGTAATTGGACCTGTTGTAAAAATGACTGTTTTCGATTGAAACTTCCC
The DNA window shown above is from Acinetobacter piscicola and carries:
- a CDS encoding YARHG domain-containing protein; this encodes MKKQLFMFCLPLFAMQSSFALNIQQLKTSWSGIYDGQKIGVFIESIDGNQVKGYSILGKNKQNFSGKVQATSQGYKITAVESGPKASSGTFIFLVNANQPKTLQSSWESTTAKVKPKYFELKPQQCRYAKNEGSFAEASNRLLKDADLQLPPDELDYMRNSIYARHGYSFANKEIANAFSEADWYMPCSTNVENQLTQIEKTNIQRIKKVRPYMEKMEWGR
- a CDS encoding DUF2306 domain-containing protein — its product is MKKIQFNQVILIFILMIYLYLGILMVKICLQYFPWQNDTNFLALKQDVIHTQPWRFAFQAHVIVSSLILIAGFTQFSSQIRQKLPKIHRYSGWLYITTVLAFALPSGFIMAFSAAGGWQTQLCFILLSILWGVTTCIALYKIFQKQWKVHRNWMIRSFALGLSALSLRTWKIALYHLQPYFDWLTPLHIYQLEAWLGWTVNLLIAEIIIFRLNKNKSPKLS